In Synergistales bacterium, a single window of DNA contains:
- a CDS encoding redox-sensing transcriptional repressor Rex, which yields MKIAEPTVERLVQYYRLLKQLHEEGRKVVSSQDIGEILAFKASQVRKDLSYFGEIGKRGVGYHVDRLYSHIREILASPQVWHIGLVGVGHLGEALLGYNSLRSEKFNIHALFDVDESKVGGEVHGIPCYHVEEMPQRIRELEIEVVILTVPGHAAQSCVDKAAESGVIQGILSFSPTPVVAPEDVLVYSVDISVELEKLLFYLKQAQESASHD from the coding sequence ATGAAGATTGCAGAACCCACCGTAGAACGACTGGTACAGTACTACAGACTGTTGAAGCAACTGCACGAAGAGGGGCGCAAGGTCGTTTCCTCCCAGGATATCGGCGAGATCCTCGCGTTCAAGGCGAGCCAGGTCCGGAAGGATCTCTCCTACTTCGGCGAGATCGGGAAGCGGGGCGTCGGCTACCATGTGGACCGGCTGTATTCCCACATACGGGAGATCCTCGCTTCCCCGCAGGTGTGGCATATCGGCCTCGTCGGGGTGGGACACCTCGGCGAGGCGCTGTTGGGGTACAATTCGCTGCGGAGCGAGAAGTTCAATATCCATGCGCTCTTCGATGTGGATGAGAGCAAGGTGGGCGGCGAGGTGCACGGCATCCCCTGCTACCATGTAGAGGAGATGCCGCAGCGGATCCGGGAACTGGAGATAGAGGTGGTGATCCTCACCGTCCCCGGCCATGCGGCGCAGTCCTGTGTGGACAAGGCCGCGGAAAGCGGGGTGATCCAGGGGATACTCTCCTTTTCCCCCACGCCGGTGGTGGCGCCGGAGGACGTGCTTGTCTACAGCGTCGATATCTCCGTAGAACTGGAGAAGCTGCTCTTCTATCTCAAACAGGCGCAGGAGTCAGCGAGCCACGACTGA
- a CDS encoding RidA family protein: MKQAISTDNAPAAIGPYSQGMWAGNMLFLSGQVGLDPATGELVGEGVEEQAVRTMENIAALLESQGLDFNNVVKTTIFATDIAYFQAVNEVYGKRFADAPPARSFIQVAALPKGAKVEIETVALKG; encoded by the coding sequence ATGAAACAGGCAATCTCCACAGACAATGCTCCGGCGGCTATCGGGCCCTACAGTCAGGGGATGTGGGCCGGAAACATGCTCTTTCTCTCCGGGCAGGTCGGCCTCGACCCGGCGACGGGAGAGCTTGTAGGTGAGGGTGTTGAGGAGCAGGCGGTGCGAACCATGGAGAACATCGCCGCACTGCTGGAATCCCAGGGGCTGGATTTCAACAATGTAGTGAAGACGACCATCTTCGCCACAGACATCGCCTATTTCCAGGCGGTCAACGAGGTGTACGGCAAGCGTTTCGCCGATGCTCCCCCGGCGCGGTCCTTTATCCAGGTAGCGGCGCTCCCCAAGGGCGCGAAGGTGGAAATCGAAACGGTGGCATTGAAGGGGTAA